In the genome of Anabas testudineus chromosome 4, fAnaTes1.2, whole genome shotgun sequence, one region contains:
- the LOC113152127 gene encoding interferon-induced protein 44-like: protein MNPKLTKSQQRIICSHLGRVKLQLLYKASIHGFTGAAFHQRCDTRSPTVSVGYNNSGYVFGGYTKQPFSQSGQYVFDDQAFLFTINQETLIKYPVKIYANAVRMMANCGPYFGEALVLMNGSQAIVYSNPGIHYTFNTAEMHGNNLNLTDCEVYLVEASPEFENPWRPVTWESEKRREMMDSIKFYCPMTNSVSQVRVLLVGPVGAGKSSFFNSFNSVFRGHVTSQAIAGCSATSLTTQFRTYSVKAGRAGNPLPIMLCDTMGLEEGTGAGLDVDDIVSILKGHLPDSYQFNPSAPLHSEARGYRKSPALKDKIHCVTYVIDACKISIMSTKLEEKLEAIRRKVNLMGIPQLVLLTKVDEACPYVAQDIRNIYKSGYIKDMMQEASARLGVPLSCVVPVKNYSEELELDLNCDILLLSAVIQMLRFADNYFDELSDRFNNMETKADDYL from the exons ATGAACCCCAAACTAACCAAGAGCCAACAGAGAATAATCTGCTCACACTTGGGACgtgtcaaactgcagctgctgtacaAGGCCAGCATCCATGGTTTCACAGGAGCAGCCTTCCACCAACGTTGTGACACCCGCTCCCCCACAGTGTCTGTGGGCTATAACAACTCTGGTTATGTGTTCGGAGGCTACACCAAACAACCTTTTAGCCAGTCTGGTCAGTATGTGTTTGATGACCAGGCCTTTCTGTTCACCATCAATCAAGAAACTCTCATCAAATATCCAGTCAAAATTTATGCCAATGCAGTGAGAATGATGGCAAACTGTGGTCCGTATTTTGGAGAAGCATTGGTTCTTATGAATGGAAGCCAAGCAATCGTCTACAGTAATCCAGGAATTCATTATACCTTCAATACTGCAGAAATGCATGGCAACAACCTCAACCTGACTGACTGTGAAGTCTATCTAGTGGAAG CGTCCCCTGAATTTGAGAACCCATGGAGGCCGGTAACCTGGGAATCTGA gaagaggagagagatgatggACAGTATTAAATTCTACTGTCCCATGACCAACTCTGTGTCCCAGGTTCGGGTCCTACTCGTTGGTCCAGTTGGAGCTGGAAAATCTAGTTTCTTCAATTCTTTCAACTCTGTGTTCAGAGGCCATGTCACGAGCCAGGCCATCGCCGGCTGCTCTGCCACCAGCCTCACCACACAG TTTCGCACCTACTCAGTGAAAGCTGGACGAGCAGGAAATCCTCTGCCCATCATGTTGTGTGATACCATGGGGTTAGAGGAAGGCACTGGTGCAGGGCTGGATGTAGATGACATTGTCAGCATCCTCAAAGGTCATCTGCCAGACAGTTACCAG TTCaacccctctgctcctctgcattCGGAGGCCCGCGGCTATCGTAAGTCTCCAGCACTCAAGGACAAGATCCACTGTGTGACTTATGTCATTGACGCCTGCAAGATCTCAATCATGTCCACAAAGCTGGAAGAGAAGCTTGAAGCTATCCGCAGAAAGGTCAACTTGATGG GGATTCCCCAGCTGGTCCTGTTAACTAAAGTAGATGAAGCCTGTCCTTATGTTGCACAGGACATAAGGAATATTTACAAGAGTGGCTACATCAAGGATATG ATGCAGGAGGCTAGCGCTCGACTTGGCGTTCCATTGTCCTGCGTCGTTCCAGTGAAAAACTACAGCGAGGAATTGGAGTTGGATCTTAACTGCGACATCCTGCTGCTCAGTGCCGTCATTCAGATGCTTCGCTTTGCTGATAATTACTTTGATGAGCTCAGTGACCGATTCAACAACATGGAAACTAAAGCTGACGACTATTTGTAA